One Campylobacter concisus DNA segment encodes these proteins:
- a CDS encoding NINE protein: MKNVILTTLAGKIPSHGNVILHNKLSSASDESLNKISTSISMLNLKSPIVGLILGFLLGGLGIDRFYKGDIGLGIIKLLLSVGCMFFYDAGLSEKDESLLVVGSILFIVSMIFCVVDLFLVFTGIKKDNLNKVLMVL, translated from the coding sequence ATGAAAAATGTAATCTTAACAACTTTGGCAGGTAAGATACCGAGCCACGGAAATGTTATCTTGCACAACAAACTAAGTAGCGCAAGTGATGAGAGCTTAAACAAAATAAGTACATCAATATCTATGCTAAATTTAAAAAGTCCTATAGTGGGGCTAATACTTGGATTTCTTCTGGGTGGATTGGGTATAGATAGATTTTACAAAGGCGATATAGGGCTTGGCATCATAAAGCTTTTATTGTCAGTTGGTTGTATGTTTTTTTATGACGCTGGACTATCAGAAAAAGACGAATCTCTTCTTGTGGTAGGAAGTATTTTATTTATTGTGAGTATGATTTTTTGTGTTGTTGATTTGTTTTTAGTTTTTACTGGTATCAAAAAGGACAATCTAAATAAAGTTCTTATGGTGCTTTGA
- a CDS encoding histidine kinase, giving the protein MEKKEIAKIIKKDITTLYNWEKRNPELYKAVYEYYNGIQLAEDEREILELFKKLNDAEKEYYKAEIKARILKKEIG; this is encoded by the coding sequence ATGGAAAAGAAAGAAATCGCAAAAATAATAAAAAAAGACATAACAACTTTATATAACTGGGAAAAAAGAAACCCTGAATTGTACAAAGCAGTTTACGAATATTACAACGGAATACAATTAGCAGAAGATGAAAGAGAAATATTAGAATTATTCAAAAAGTTGAATGATGCAGAAAAAGAATACTACAAAGCAGAAATAAAAGCAAGAATACTAAAAAAAGAAATAGGTTAA
- a CDS encoding tyrosine-type recombinase/integrase → MSSRMITKVPNRPNFYFFDTAIKNNKKITVKYCLFTKDLDEARILARLIKNTANDELSRHLTTKHPNLKSLTSLINIKRQNEHKIKQERLYLDVSEYKKISQSVIAKFYNVSISVQDKSEIEVTPNNKQEKSSELNKSVSFETIAKRYVSTECLKLKSSDKTKGYYIKTGKLLDEFFKNHSGEFKYSDAEGFQVSLLNKNLNKKTINNYTSYSKRLFNYGIKIGKLTVNPFKMLTSFKITSDEKSPKDNFTLDELKIVFDTQRKDLRDYMMFALHTGLRLNEIWQLDSDNVGEQDGIKFINVRTAKQRGGVKKYRQIPLHENIEYLSDLKWLENIKSSKVNSDYFSKRLNRHIHKCIPLANVTFHRLRGNFAKAIKDYCLENSLTDLTSVLLGHSADLATDTYAKEISLKAKQNSMIGLKIFKFLHNQ, encoded by the coding sequence ATGAGTTCTAGAATGATCACCAAAGTTCCTAACAGACCAAATTTTTATTTTTTTGATACGGCTATTAAAAATAACAAGAAAATAACAGTAAAGTATTGTTTATTTACTAAGGATCTGGATGAGGCAAGGATACTGGCCAGACTTATAAAAAACACTGCAAATGATGAACTATCACGCCATCTAACAACAAAACACCCAAATCTTAAAAGCTTGACATCCTTAATAAACATAAAAAGACAAAATGAACATAAGATAAAACAAGAACGTTTATATTTGGATGTGAGTGAGTATAAAAAAATATCTCAAAGTGTTATAGCAAAATTTTACAATGTTTCAATATCAGTGCAAGATAAATCAGAAATAGAGGTGACACCAAATAATAAACAAGAGAAGTCAAGTGAGCTAAACAAGTCAGTGTCTTTTGAGACAATAGCTAAAAGATACGTGTCAACCGAGTGTTTGAAGCTAAAGTCCAGTGATAAGACCAAGGGCTATTATATTAAGACTGGCAAGCTTTTGGATGAGTTTTTTAAAAATCATTCAGGGGAGTTTAAATACAGCGATGCTGAAGGTTTTCAAGTAAGCTTGTTAAATAAAAATCTAAACAAAAAGACTATAAATAATTATACGTCTTATTCTAAGAGGCTTTTTAATTACGGTATAAAAATAGGCAAGCTTACAGTAAATCCTTTCAAAATGCTTACATCTTTTAAAATTACATCTGATGAGAAGTCGCCAAAAGATAATTTTACGTTAGATGAATTAAAGATAGTTTTTGACACTCAAAGAAAAGATTTGAGAGATTATATGATGTTTGCACTTCATACGGGATTAAGACTAAATGAAATTTGGCAACTTGATAGCGACAATGTTGGTGAGCAGGATGGAATAAAATTTATAAATGTTAGAACTGCAAAACAAAGAGGGGGAGTGAAAAAGTATAGACAGATACCTTTGCATGAAAATATTGAGTATTTAAGCGATCTAAAGTGGCTAGAAAATATTAAGAGCAGTAAGGTTAATAGCGATTACTTTAGTAAGCGATTAAATAGACACATCCATAAATGTATCCCACTAGCAAACGTTACATTTCATAGGCTTAGGGGAAATTTTGCTAAGGCTATAAAGGATTACTGTTTGGAGAATTCCTTGACCGATCTAACATCTGTTTTGCTAGGACATAGTGCCGATCTTGCAACTGATACGTACGCAAAGGAAATATCTTTAAAAGCTAAGCAAAATTCTATGATTGGACTAAAAATTTTTAAATTTTTACATAACCAGTGA
- a CDS encoding NINE protein, whose amino-acid sequence MRKDEMDGSFLLMLKGRVSDISLIVIKDRIQKLEAKGIKFDISPTLARLKFPVTGLLLGLFIGCIGADRFYKGDKNLAINKLSYFIVAIVFTILGIYHSSESEITFSFILYLIVSIWCLADILPVFFGIKKDNFDKIMQALDDYENKDVNLTQKG is encoded by the coding sequence ATGAGAAAGGATGAAATGGACGGTAGTTTTTTATTGATGCTTAAAGGTAGGGTGTCGGATATAAGTCTGATAGTAATCAAAGATAGAATACAGAAGTTGGAGGCAAAAGGTATAAAATTCGATATATCGCCTACTTTGGCTAGGCTCAAATTTCCCGTAACGGGCTTATTGCTCGGCTTATTTATAGGATGCATTGGTGCGGACAGATTTTACAAAGGCGATAAGAATCTTGCAATAAATAAGCTAAGCTATTTTATCGTAGCGATCGTGTTTACCATACTAGGCATATATCATAGCAGCGAAAGTGAAATTACTTTTTCTTTTATACTATACCTTATTGTTTCTATTTGGTGTTTGGCCGATATTCTCCCAGTATTTTTCGGTATCAAAAAAGATAACTTCGACAAAATAATGCAAGCTTTGGACGATTATGAAAACAAAGACGTGAATTTAACTCAGAAAGGATAA
- a CDS encoding McrB family protein, with protein sequence MSNFTAEQIIKINEIFSRVVDCKGNLKVFNGAWDKIKDSVAICVEDNKNKDKPKAFDENKLNSSNPIYKNKIIEYYNGKNNGAILDICIKGNIIDYKNINDIKFTIGDIQKEPIDTHFSSLLYKFDILEKEDFAILYGAFYDVLAICGYDFNSSDNHTILYLNIFQRLIDYFKDGKINFDVKDGNVKQIDNILAEKLKEIYEINKLFCKIKTSQNLYNLNDDEKLIFKKYGYLVKVAVFVTSIEKCPKNMIFYGAPGTGKTKFVKDCLDILDPNRARTEWVQFHSGFEYEDFIDGIKPVGIQNGNLNLALTNGVFKEFCLKAAQNKKENFFFMVDEINRADIAAVFGETLSLLEENYRGESIKTKNYTLSKQEFSIPSNIYFIGMMNDVDKSIDCFDLALRRRFAWVLMECNYEVVENATDEAYKTKCESLNNYITSDLKYLVEYEDETRVKIKSVQSYNDAENRDDAYNKLFSNASNQEKDKKRYEKTSGLNLGRAYEIGHSYFLKKETTDEKEIWARHIEPILREYIRTQFGDGEVEKKLETAKKIFVG encoded by the coding sequence ATGAGTAACTTTACAGCTGAGCAGATAATAAAAATAAACGAAATTTTTAGTAGAGTTGTCGACTGTAAGGGAAATTTGAAAGTGTTTAATGGGGCGTGGGATAAAATCAAAGACTCCGTAGCAATATGCGTAGAGGATAATAAAAACAAAGACAAGCCCAAAGCTTTTGATGAAAATAAGCTAAACAGCTCAAACCCAATATATAAAAACAAAATCATTGAGTACTATAATGGTAAAAATAATGGAGCGATACTGGACATATGTATAAAAGGCAATATAATCGACTACAAGAATATCAACGATATAAAATTTACTATAGGGGATATACAGAAAGAACCTATTGACACACATTTTTCTTCATTATTGTATAAATTTGATATTCTTGAAAAAGAGGATTTTGCTATTCTTTATGGTGCTTTTTACGATGTATTGGCAATTTGCGGCTACGACTTTAATTCAAGTGATAATCATACGATACTTTATCTAAACATTTTTCAAAGATTAATTGATTACTTCAAGGACGGCAAAATAAATTTTGACGTAAAGGACGGTAATGTAAAACAAATAGACAATATTTTGGCTGAAAAATTAAAAGAAATCTACGAGATAAATAAGCTATTTTGCAAGATTAAAACAAGTCAAAATTTATACAATCTAAATGATGATGAAAAATTAATTTTTAAGAAATATGGATATTTAGTAAAAGTTGCCGTTTTTGTCACATCAATAGAAAAGTGTCCTAAAAATATGATTTTCTACGGTGCGCCTGGAACCGGCAAGACGAAATTCGTAAAAGACTGCCTTGATATTTTAGATCCAAACCGCGCTAGAACCGAGTGGGTACAGTTTCATAGCGGTTTTGAATACGAGGATTTTATAGACGGCATAAAACCGGTCGGCATACAAAACGGAAATTTAAATTTAGCTTTGACAAACGGCGTATTTAAAGAATTTTGCTTAAAAGCGGCGCAAAATAAAAAAGAAAATTTCTTTTTTATGGTCGATGAGATAAATAGAGCCGACATAGCAGCGGTATTTGGCGAGACATTATCACTTTTGGAGGAGAATTACCGAGGTGAAAGCATAAAGACTAAAAATTATACGCTTAGTAAGCAGGAGTTTTCTATACCAAGCAACATATATTTCATAGGTATGATGAACGATGTGGATAAGAGCATCGACTGCTTTGATCTGGCTCTTAGAAGGCGCTTTGCGTGGGTCTTGATGGAGTGTAATTATGAGGTTGTAGAAAATGCAACGGATGAAGCTTACAAGACAAAATGTGAAAGTTTAAATAACTACATCACCAGCGATCTCAAATATTTAGTCGAATACGAAGATGAAACTAGGGTAAAAATAAAATCCGTTCAGTCTTATAATGATGCCGAAAACAGAGATGATGCTTATAATAAATTATTCTCAAATGCATCTAACCAAGAAAAGGATAAGAAAAGATACGAAAAAACTAGTGGTTTAAATTTAGGTAGAGCTTATGAGATTGGGCATTCGTATTTTCTAAAAAAAGAAACGACGGATGAGAAAGAAATCTGGGCTAGGCATATAGAACCGATCTTACGTGAATATATCAGAACGCAGTTTGGCGACGGCGAAGTAGAGAAAAAGCTAGAGACAGCTAAGAAAATTTTCGTGGGCTAA
- a CDS encoding ClpP family protease translates to MQEKEKLNFTDIHMSLLADRNIFLYGQIDQEICLNTQKTLLYLNSTNKSSDINIYISGPGGSIYDGFGLIDFMQTIKAPINTFCVGLAASMSALIFLSGDKRYMLPNSSLMLHQPLGGVSGQASDIELMANQILKTKSKINNMIMQRSKLELEKIEQITDRDCYIDADTAIKYGLANEIITSNKGE, encoded by the coding sequence ATGCAAGAAAAAGAGAAACTAAATTTCACCGATATTCATATGAGCTTACTAGCTGATAGAAATATCTTTTTATACGGACAGATAGATCAAGAAATTTGTCTAAATACTCAAAAAACACTTTTATATCTAAACTCCACAAACAAAAGCAGTGATATAAATATCTACATAAGTGGGCCAGGAGGCTCTATATATGATGGCTTTGGGTTGATTGATTTTATGCAAACCATAAAAGCACCCATAAATACCTTTTGTGTTGGTCTAGCCGCCTCTATGTCAGCACTGATATTTTTAAGCGGAGATAAACGCTATATGCTACCAAACTCCAGTCTGATGCTACACCAGCCACTAGGCGGAGTATCAGGTCAAGCAAGCGATATAGAGCTAATGGCAAATCAAATTTTAAAGACAAAATCAAAAATAAATAACATGATAATGCAGAGAAGTAAGCTAGAGCTAGAAAAAATTGAGCAGATAACAGATAGAGACTGTTACATAGACGCAGATACAGCCATAAAATACGGTTTAGCAAACGAAATAATAACATCAAACAAAGGAGAATAA
- a CDS encoding Lcl C-terminal domain-containing protein → MKKCITISLLLCGLLHAEALSPECYRDNDKNVVICSEKKLGRLMWQDEKQNFEGTWEQAQEYCKLVNLAGYKDWRLPTRVELLSIVDKSRYKTTLNMAFKYIADADYLSHFYWSSTKSADVSSFAWYVYFATGVVGWDDVSGRSFVRCVRED, encoded by the coding sequence ATGAAAAAATGCATAACTATATCTTTGCTACTTTGCGGTTTGCTTCACGCAGAGGCGCTAAGCCCTGAGTGCTACCGAGATAACGATAAAAACGTAGTGATATGTAGCGAAAAAAAGCTAGGAAGACTAATGTGGCAAGATGAAAAGCAAAACTTTGAAGGAACGTGGGAGCAGGCACAGGAGTATTGCAAACTAGTAAATCTAGCCGGATACAAAGACTGGAGGCTACCTACGAGAGTGGAGCTACTAAGCATAGTGGATAAGAGTAGATATAAAACCACTCTAAATATGGCTTTTAAATACATAGCAGACGCCGACTATCTATCTCACTTTTACTGGAGCTCTACAAAAAGTGCCGACGTCTCGTCTTTTGCGTGGTATGTGTATTTCGCGACTGGCGTCGTCGGCTGGGACGACGTTTCTGGACGCTCCTTCGTGCGGTGCGTCCGAGAGGATTAA
- a CDS encoding Lcl C-terminal domain-containing protein, producing MKKICFMLALLLCSSSAFDFNPVILIKRALSSDFTTNKKAPGITAGFGRDDRLGVVRDDIYKLMWQDGEEIFKGDYDEAVKYCKNLNFAGFDDWRLPTINELLSITDDTRVDPAINKAFKNIAYETNDKGEKNYLYWSSTKNAGYQSHAWMAYFWGGSDFLAGVSDRGFVRCVRQY from the coding sequence ATGAAGAAAATTTGCTTTATGCTTGCACTTTTGCTGTGCAGTAGCTCCGCATTTGATTTTAACCCAGTAATATTGATTAAAAGGGCATTGAGCTCAGACTTTACTACTAACAAAAAGGCACCAGGGATCACAGCCGGGTTTGGCAGAGATGACCGTTTGGGGGTTGTTAGAGATGATATATATAAGCTGATGTGGCAAGACGGTGAGGAGATATTTAAAGGCGATTACGACGAGGCGGTAAAATACTGCAAAAATTTAAATTTTGCCGGTTTTGATGACTGGCGTTTGCCTACGATAAATGAGCTTTTAAGCATCACGGACGATACTAGGGTTGATCCTGCCATAAACAAAGCTTTTAAAAACATCGCATACGAGACGAACGATAAAGGTGAGAAAAATTACTTGTACTGGAGCTCTACCAAAAATGCCGGCTACCAGTCTCATGCGTGGATGGCGTATTTCTGGGGTGGTAGCGACTTCTTGGCCGGCGTTTCTGATCGCGGCTTCGTGCGGTGCGTACGGCAGTATTGA
- a CDS encoding phage integrase SAM-like domain-containing protein, with protein MENNKKSMDVTMQKLLCVEKYEDVHHGRVRAYYDTDIKLLKQDAIYCLNKGYSRSSGEKKRQYWLKIFLNLASLYPCILSLDKKGIVSSTITNFFNNLAEKESRKKRIINQDQVVSQNKLPPELHIDQKKWDSFLQLHYGQIDFNDYYNTPVSKKISDGVYKVRDGFLVRGQFIPSYIFLEIRECIIKQEKTKIVPVKHQYGVKLENFEDIEKDFMEHVARKRNFSDSTKKEYRHALKLLKEFLNDRDISISDINVKVAEDFHEGLIKEEGVRARNEKRANNIVGFLSNVFNRLAHLGVVGDNFFKKEAIERFGIKEKTTKRNFSMSELMLLFSGEHNIEKEILDYFRFKLHVGLRMREFFGLSADSFKTETINGKTYNYVIINTAKGKGGRTSQRAIVIHENIKDLHNYDWVKKIISKYPDIKSFGKKVNRCIRKITSDKDVSDHRLRGNFANILTECDLRNEISESIADVDGALGHKPNIQKYERRQYTTLVEHMLGYGLSDAFDIYARSEYLERKQEIIKGFDSLFGFFKYLENPNIPHLKTDKHRKNSKKSQKK; from the coding sequence ATGGAAAACAATAAAAAATCTATGGATGTGACAATGCAAAAGCTGCTTTGTGTAGAAAAATATGAGGATGTTCATCATGGGAGAGTAAGGGCGTATTATGATACTGATATAAAGTTATTGAAGCAAGATGCAATATATTGCCTCAATAAGGGATACTCTAGGTCTAGTGGTGAGAAAAAAAGACAATATTGGCTTAAGATATTTTTAAACCTAGCAAGTTTGTATCCGTGTATTTTATCACTAGATAAAAAAGGCATAGTTAGTAGTACGATTACTAATTTTTTTAACAACTTAGCCGAAAAAGAGTCTCGAAAAAAAAGAATTATTAATCAAGATCAAGTCGTAAGTCAAAATAAACTACCGCCAGAACTTCATATAGATCAAAAAAAGTGGGATAGTTTTCTTCAACTGCATTATGGGCAGATAGACTTTAATGATTATTACAACACCCCAGTGAGTAAAAAAATATCTGATGGAGTGTATAAAGTAAGAGATGGCTTTCTCGTAAGGGGTCAATTTATACCGAGTTATATTTTTTTAGAAATTAGAGAGTGTATTATAAAACAAGAAAAGACAAAGATAGTACCTGTAAAGCATCAATATGGTGTTAAACTAGAAAACTTTGAAGATATAGAAAAAGATTTTATGGAGCATGTTGCAAGGAAGCGAAATTTTAGTGATAGTACAAAAAAAGAGTACCGTCATGCACTTAAGCTGCTTAAGGAATTTCTTAATGATAGAGACATCAGCATAAGCGATATAAATGTAAAAGTAGCTGAGGACTTTCATGAAGGTCTTATTAAAGAAGAAGGTGTGAGAGCAAGAAACGAAAAGAGAGCAAATAATATAGTAGGCTTTTTATCAAATGTGTTTAATAGACTTGCACATTTAGGAGTAGTTGGTGATAACTTTTTTAAAAAAGAAGCGATAGAGCGATTTGGTATTAAAGAGAAAACGACAAAGAGAAATTTCTCTATGAGCGAGTTAATGCTGTTATTTTCTGGAGAACATAATATAGAAAAAGAGATACTAGACTATTTTCGCTTTAAACTACATGTTGGACTTCGCATGAGAGAGTTTTTTGGTTTAAGTGCTGATAGCTTTAAAACAGAAACAATCAATGGAAAGACTTACAATTATGTCATCATAAATACAGCCAAAGGCAAGGGTGGTAGAACATCCCAAAGAGCGATAGTTATACATGAAAATATTAAAGATTTGCATAATTATGATTGGGTTAAAAAGATAATCTCAAAATACCCAGACATAAAGTCTTTTGGAAAAAAGGTTAATAGATGTATAAGAAAAATAACTTCTGATAAAGATGTCAGTGATCACCGTTTGCGTGGTAACTTTGCAAATATACTAACAGAGTGTGATTTACGAAATGAAATAAGCGAGTCTATTGCGGATGTTGATGGAGCTCTTGGCCATAAGCCAAATATTCAAAAATATGAACGTAGACAATATACAACACTAGTAGAACATATGCTAGGTTATGGACTGTCTGATGCTTTTGATATATATGCTAGATCTGAGTATTTAGAAAGAAAGCAAGAGATTATAAAAGGGTTTGACTCATTATTTGGCTTTTTTAAATACCTAGAAAATCCAAACATACCGCATCTTAAAACGGATAAACATAGAAAAAATTCAAAAAAGAGTCAGAAAAAGTAG